One window of the Sulfitobacter alexandrii genome contains the following:
- a CDS encoding multidrug effflux MFS transporter, translated as MIEVQPETPVIRFLDRRTPPHIATLIMLAGLSALAMNIFLPSLPQMAEYFGTSYAVMQLSVPLYLLFSAILQLFIGPISDNLGRRQVMIWGLALFMLATLGCILAPNATVFLMFRIGQAVAATAMVLSRAVIRDLYTQDQSASMIGYVTMGMALVPMVAPAVGGAIEQQFDWHMTFWVMLAIGGAILALVVADMGETAQASGKSLIGQFREYPELLRSPRFWGYALAAGFCSGAFFAYLGGAPFVGSIVFGLDPFWLGIYFGSPAIGYFVGNFLTGLFATRFGVNAMVLWGCMANAIGGSVSLLIFLSGNGSALTFFGMMTLVGLGNGLCIPNATAGMLSVRPHLAGTASGLGGAIMIGGGSALAVLAGVLLTPETGAYPLLLLMLGTAIAGVASIMVVIRREKALGLTPR; from the coding sequence ATGATTGAAGTCCAACCCGAGACGCCGGTGATCCGTTTTCTGGACCGGCGTACACCGCCACATATCGCGACCCTGATCATGCTGGCCGGCCTGTCCGCGTTGGCAATGAACATATTCCTGCCAAGCCTGCCGCAGATGGCCGAATATTTCGGCACGTCCTATGCCGTCATGCAGCTTTCGGTCCCGCTCTACCTTCTGTTCTCGGCCATCCTGCAACTGTTCATCGGTCCGATCTCGGACAACCTTGGGCGCCGGCAGGTGATGATCTGGGGCCTTGCGCTGTTCATGCTGGCCACCCTTGGCTGCATCCTTGCCCCCAACGCCACGGTGTTCCTGATGTTCCGCATCGGACAGGCCGTGGCCGCCACGGCGATGGTTCTCAGCCGGGCCGTGATCCGCGACCTCTACACGCAGGACCAGTCCGCATCCATGATCGGCTATGTCACCATGGGCATGGCGCTGGTGCCGATGGTCGCGCCCGCCGTCGGCGGGGCGATCGAGCAGCAGTTCGACTGGCACATGACGTTCTGGGTCATGCTGGCGATCGGCGGCGCGATCCTCGCTCTCGTGGTGGCGGACATGGGCGAGACGGCACAGGCATCGGGCAAGTCCCTGATCGGTCAGTTTCGCGAGTACCCCGAATTGCTGCGCTCTCCCCGGTTCTGGGGATACGCGCTCGCCGCCGGTTTCTGCTCGGGGGCGTTCTTCGCCTATCTGGGCGGCGCGCCGTTCGTCGGCTCCATCGTCTTCGGGCTCGATCCTTTCTGGCTCGGCATCTATTTCGGCTCGCCGGCCATCGGCTATTTCGTGGGCAATTTCCTCACCGGCCTGTTCGCGACCCGGTTCGGGGTGAACGCCATGGTGCTCTGGGGCTGCATGGCGAATGCCATCGGGGGGTCGGTGTCGCTGCTGATCTTCCTGAGCGGGAACGGCTCTGCGCTCACGTTCTTCGGGATGATGACGCTGGTGGGGCTGGGCAACGGGCTGTGCATCCCCAACGCGACCGCCGGCATGCTTTCGGTACGGCCGCATCTGGCCGGCACCGCTTCGGGCCTCGGCGGCGCGATCATGATCGGTGGCGGATCGGCCCTCGCCGTGCTGGCCGGTGTCCTCCTGACCCCCGAAACCGGCGCCTATCCGCTGCTGCTCCTGATGCTCGGCACCGCAATCGCCGGTGTCGCATCGATCATGGTGGTGATCCGCCGCGAGAAGGCCCTAGGACTGACCCCGCGCTGA
- a CDS encoding acyl-CoA carboxylase subunit beta, with protein MKDILEQLEERRTDARLGGGQARIDAQNERGKLTARERIELLLDEGSFEEYDMFVAHRCTDFGMENNRPYGDGVVTGWGTINGRMVYVFSQDFTVLGGSVSATHAQKICKIMDMAMQNGAPVIGINDSGGARIQEGVDSLAGYGEVFQRNIEASGVVPQISLVMGPCAGGAVYSPAMTDFIFMVKDTSYMFVTGPDVVKTVTNEQVTAEELGGAVTHTRKSSVADGAFENDVEALAEVRRLIDFLPLNNREKPPVRPFFDNVDRIESSLDTLIPENPNLPYDMKELILKVADEGDFYEIQEEFAKNMITGFIRLEGRTVGVVANQPLVLAGVLDIDSARKAARFVRFCDCFEIPILTFVDVPGFLPGTGQEYRGVIKHGAKLLFAYGEATVPKVTVITRKAYGGAYVVMASKHLRADVNYAWPTSEVAVMGAKGATEIIHRADLGDPDKIAAHAKEYEDRFANPFVAAERGFIDEVIMPHSTRKRVARAFASLRNKKVVTPWKKHDNIPL; from the coding sequence ATGAAAGATATTCTCGAACAGCTCGAAGAGCGCCGCACCGACGCACGCCTTGGCGGCGGGCAGGCCCGGATCGACGCGCAGAACGAGCGCGGCAAGCTGACCGCCCGCGAACGCATCGAGCTGCTGCTGGACGAGGGCAGCTTCGAGGAATACGACATGTTCGTCGCCCACCGCTGCACCGACTTCGGGATGGAGAACAACCGCCCCTACGGCGACGGCGTCGTGACCGGCTGGGGCACGATCAATGGCCGCATGGTCTATGTCTTTTCGCAGGATTTCACCGTGCTCGGCGGTTCGGTTTCCGCGACCCACGCGCAGAAGATCTGCAAGATCATGGACATGGCGATGCAGAACGGCGCGCCCGTCATCGGCATCAACGACAGCGGCGGCGCGCGCATCCAGGAAGGCGTGGACAGCCTTGCAGGCTATGGCGAGGTGTTCCAGCGCAACATCGAGGCATCCGGCGTGGTGCCCCAGATCAGCCTCGTGATGGGCCCCTGCGCGGGCGGGGCCGTCTATTCCCCGGCGATGACGGATTTCATCTTCATGGTGAAGGACACGTCCTACATGTTCGTGACGGGACCGGACGTGGTCAAGACGGTGACCAACGAGCAGGTCACCGCAGAGGAACTGGGCGGCGCCGTGACGCACACGCGCAAGTCCTCGGTCGCAGACGGGGCCTTTGAAAACGATGTGGAGGCGCTGGCGGAGGTCCGCAGGCTGATCGACTTCCTGCCGCTGAACAACCGCGAGAAGCCGCCGGTGCGGCCGTTCTTCGACAACGTGGACCGGATCGAAAGCAGCCTCGACACGCTGATCCCGGAAAATCCGAACCTGCCCTACGACATGAAGGAGCTGATCCTGAAGGTCGCGGACGAAGGCGATTTCTACGAGATCCAGGAAGAATTCGCCAAGAACATGATCACGGGGTTCATCCGGCTGGAAGGCCGGACCGTCGGTGTGGTCGCCAACCAGCCGCTGGTTCTGGCGGGCGTGCTGGACATCGACAGCGCGCGAAAGGCAGCGCGCTTCGTCCGCTTCTGCGACTGTTTCGAGATCCCGATCCTGACGTTCGTGGACGTGCCCGGCTTCCTGCCCGGGACGGGGCAGGAATATCGCGGCGTCATCAAGCATGGGGCAAAGCTGCTGTTCGCCTACGGCGAGGCGACGGTGCCAAAGGTCACCGTAATCACCCGCAAGGCCTATGGCGGGGCCTACGTGGTCATGGCGTCCAAGCATCTGCGCGCCGACGTGAACTATGCCTGGCCCACCTCCGAGGTCGCAGTGATGGGCGCCAAGGGCGCGACGGAGATCATCCACCGTGCGGATCTGGGTGACCCGGACAAGATCGCGGCCCACGCCAAGGAATACGAAGATCGCTTCGCCAATCCCTTCGTCGCCGCCGAGCGGGGATTCATCGACGAGGTCATCATGCCCCATTCCACCCGCAAGCGGGTTGCACGGGCCTTTGCTTCGCTGCGTAACAAGAAGGTCGTGACGCCGTGGAAGAAGCACGACAACATTCCGTTGTGA
- a CDS encoding DUF7218 family protein, protein MPNSSIKDEETYKELRKDGASKEKAARIANAQANDDMNPSRKGGKAPPYEEWTKDELYEQAQEVGIDGRSDMSKDELIDALRNH, encoded by the coding sequence ATGCCCAACTCATCCATCAAGGACGAAGAGACCTACAAGGAACTCCGCAAGGACGGCGCGTCCAAGGAAAAGGCCGCCCGCATCGCCAATGCGCAGGCCAACGACGACATGAACCCGTCCAGGAAGGGCGGCAAGGCGCCGCCCTACGAGGAATGGACCAAGGACGAGCTCTACGAACAGGCCCAGGAGGTCGGGATCGACGGGCGGTCGGACATGTCCAAGGACGAGCTGATCGACGCGCTGCGCAACCACTGA
- a CDS encoding cupin domain-containing protein, with the protein MTLWKNQVFTIAHADDGRFEGAGLRPFFEYRDLGIRDATQGRYGAHVIRAVPGMESPGTWHSHDLDFQMVYVTKGWVVFEYEGQGEHVLRAGSSVLQPPGIKHREVRHSDDMELIEVVSPADFKTAEEAAP; encoded by the coding sequence ATGACGCTGTGGAAGAACCAGGTATTCACCATCGCCCATGCCGATGACGGGCGGTTCGAAGGGGCCGGGTTGCGCCCGTTCTTCGAGTATCGCGATCTGGGCATCAGGGATGCGACACAGGGCCGGTATGGGGCGCACGTGATCCGGGCCGTGCCGGGCATGGAAAGCCCCGGCACATGGCATTCCCACGATCTCGATTTCCAGATGGTCTATGTCACCAAGGGCTGGGTCGTTTTCGAATACGAAGGGCAGGGCGAGCACGTGTTGCGCGCCGGGAGCAGCGTCCTGCAACCGCCCGGAATAAAGCACCGTGAAGTTCGTCACTCCGACGACATGGAACTGATCGAGGTCGTGTCGCCAGCGGATTTCAAGACCGCGGAAGAGGCGGCGCCATGA
- a CDS encoding DUF6497 family protein, producing MRVAALALMLAASPALALEVPSGQPVTLQEVLVDSVGPQSFLRFRLVAPAIARETSDLDYETVAADLMYLCQDLAIPYIAEFELTGDVIVISLADRETEFGVADPESTQFFEAFRIEEGRCIWEGL from the coding sequence ATGAGGGTTGCAGCTCTGGCCCTGATGCTTGCCGCGTCGCCCGCGCTGGCGCTGGAGGTTCCCTCCGGACAGCCCGTAACCCTGCAGGAAGTGCTGGTCGATTCGGTCGGCCCGCAAAGTTTCCTGCGTTTCCGGCTGGTCGCGCCTGCCATCGCGCGGGAGACTTCCGATCTGGATTACGAGACCGTAGCGGCGGACCTCATGTACCTGTGTCAGGACCTCGCGATCCCCTACATCGCCGAGTTCGAGCTGACCGGCGACGTGATCGTGATCTCGCTGGCCGACCGGGAAACCGAGTTCGGTGTTGCGGATCCCGAATCGACACAGTTCTTCGAGGCTTTCCGGATCGAGGAAGGCCGCTGTATCTGGGAGGGCCTGTGA